From one Bacteroidota bacterium genomic stretch:
- a CDS encoding tetratricopeptide repeat protein → EEMMNVAKQKMDAKDYSGAYDEYDQILQKRNSYKAALYGKINALYSMKKIKEALELTDKSIDSNPTNAELYFMRGLLYNAREKYEKAIDDFNKCYSIDSTVHTFDVYLNRGVAQLNLPEWELALHDFNEAVRLEPDNASAYHSRGLVNYNLGNFQDAVNDFDKSLELNADNNVTYYNLGMTYFRMDKIENACINFHKACSMGNDNACKMVIMQCEGKH, encoded by the coding sequence AGAAGAGATGATGAATGTCGCCAAACAAAAGATGGATGCCAAAGATTACTCGGGAGCCTATGACGAGTATGACCAGATCCTACAAAAAAGGAACTCTTACAAGGCTGCCCTCTACGGGAAAATCAATGCCTTATACTCCATGAAAAAAATAAAGGAAGCCTTGGAATTAACTGATAAATCAATAGATTCCAATCCTACCAATGCCGAATTGTATTTTATGAGAGGGCTGTTATATAACGCCCGCGAGAAGTACGAAAAAGCCATTGATGATTTTAATAAGTGTTACTCTATAGATTCAACAGTACATACCTTTGATGTGTATCTAAACCGGGGGGTAGCCCAGTTGAATTTGCCTGAATGGGAGTTGGCCCTGCATGATTTTAATGAGGCAGTCAGGCTGGAACCCGATAATGCCAGTGCCTACCATAGCCGGGGTTTAGTGAATTACAACCTGGGCAATTTCCAGGATGCCGTGAATGATTTTGATAAATCCCTGGAGTTGAATGCAGACAATAATGTTACCTATTATAATCTGGGGATGACTTATTTCAGAATGGATAAAATTGAAAATGCCTGTATCAATTTCCATAAGGCTTGTTCTATGGGTAATGACAATGCTTGTAAGATGGTAATTATGCAGTGTGAAGGGAAACATTGA
- a CDS encoding pyruvoyl-dependent arginine decarboxylase, with amino-acid sequence MSKNNLVINQFNFLCTLMMTQILKQKSFPDGMDFGGVLFGNRIPQDYFETKGIGQSDIAIHAGSYHLALKAAGIEMYNIITYSSILPGIAKRVEKPTNKVHGAVMESIMSVCHAQKGERASAGIIYGWLYDKQTNDKFGGLVCEHYGNCPEEEIQQRLNASLNELYVNGFSEKYNLLDIHTITESFVPEKNYGTALVALCFTSYYYPIISSYDKSGVNYLNN; translated from the coding sequence TTGTCGAAAAATAATTTAGTTATTAACCAATTTAATTTTTTATGTACTTTGATGATGACTCAAATTTTAAAGCAAAAGTCTTTTCCTGACGGAATGGACTTCGGAGGGGTTCTTTTTGGAAATAGAATTCCTCAGGATTACTTCGAAACCAAAGGAATTGGCCAAAGTGACATTGCTATTCATGCAGGATCTTATCATCTTGCACTCAAAGCGGCTGGTATTGAGATGTACAATATCATCACTTATTCCTCCATTCTACCGGGAATCGCAAAAAGGGTGGAAAAACCTACCAATAAAGTACACGGTGCCGTAATGGAATCAATTATGTCCGTGTGTCACGCGCAAAAAGGCGAAAGAGCATCTGCGGGAATTATTTATGGATGGTTGTACGACAAACAAACCAACGACAAATTTGGGGGCTTGGTCTGTGAACATTATGGAAATTGTCCAGAAGAAGAAATTCAACAACGCCTGAATGCCAGCTTAAACGAGCTTTATGTTAATGGCTTTTCTGAAAAGTACAATTTATTAGATATTCATACAATTACTGAAAGTTTTGTTCCTGAAAAAAACTATGGAACGGCTTTGGTAGCTTTATGCTTTACATCTTATTATTACCCGATTATTAGTTCTTACGACAAAAGCGGAGTAAATTATCTTAATAACTAG
- the speB gene encoding agmatinase, with translation MSSYGYFPEEYTELETAKIVVLPVPYDETSTWGKGADKGPEALFDASRVMELYDIETDSEVYRQGIYTAPPVTEKRTPEGMTDAVQKASAQYLDKNKFLVTVGGEHSVTVGVVRAHAAKYKNLSVLQFDAHSDLRDVYRGSNYNHACVMARVREVCPVYVQVGIRSQDKSELKYVHPDRIFYAKYIYDRKDWMQKAVDQLTDNVYITIDLDAFDPGYLPSTGTPEPGGMNWNQIFELLAMVVEQKNVVGFDVVELCPRDCDRASNFLAAKLIYKLLSYRFKKS, from the coding sequence ATGTCAAGTTATGGTTATTTCCCTGAAGAGTACACTGAGTTAGAAACAGCAAAAATAGTTGTACTTCCTGTGCCTTATGATGAGACCAGCACATGGGGAAAAGGTGCAGATAAAGGACCTGAAGCTTTATTTGATGCTTCGAGGGTGATGGAACTTTATGATATTGAGACCGATAGCGAGGTGTATCGGCAGGGGATTTATACAGCCCCTCCTGTTACTGAAAAAAGAACTCCTGAGGGTATGACCGATGCTGTTCAAAAAGCATCGGCCCAATATCTGGATAAGAATAAGTTTTTGGTTACGGTGGGTGGCGAACACTCTGTTACGGTGGGCGTTGTTCGTGCTCATGCTGCCAAGTATAAGAATTTAAGCGTTCTTCAATTTGATGCTCATTCAGATCTTCGGGATGTCTACCGGGGCAGCAATTATAACCACGCCTGTGTTATGGCCAGGGTTAGAGAAGTTTGTCCTGTATATGTCCAGGTGGGTATCAGAAGTCAGGATAAGAGTGAATTAAAATACGTTCATCCCGATCGCATTTTTTATGCAAAATATATTTACGACCGGAAAGATTGGATGCAAAAAGCAGTAGATCAACTCACGGATAATGTTTATATCACGATTGATTTAGATGCTTTTGATCCGGGTTATCTGCCTTCTACCGGCACTCCTGAACCGGGTGGAATGAACTGGAATCAAATCTTCGAATTGTTGGCCATGGTGGTCGAACAAAAAAATGTCGTGGGATTTGATGTGGTTGAACTTTGTCCAAGAGATTGCGACAGGGCTTCAAATTTTTTAGCCGCAAAATTAATTTATAAATTATTAAGTTATCGATTTAAAAAAAGCTGA